A genomic window from Maridesulfovibrio sp. includes:
- a CDS encoding UDP-glucose/GDP-mannose dehydrogenase family protein, which translates to MNICIVGTGYVGLVSAACFAEMGNHVWCVDVNPDVVETLKQGKVHIFEPGLDVLVKRNYEDERLFFTTDLKEGLKKAKMVFICVGTPCGADGSCDLSYVETVARQVGQNMTEPKIIVDKSTVPVGTADKVRATIKEELDKRGLDIAFDVASNPEFLKEGDAVSDFMKPDRVVVGTENEETRKQFETLYAPYARSREKLIFMGTRSAEMTKYAANCMLATKISFINEMAGICEKVGANVREVRLGIGSDHRIGYYFIYPGVGYGGSCFPKDVKALINTAKEVGAQPELIEAVDSVNNRQKKMLSGKILDYFAPQGGVKGKTLALWGLAFKANTDDMRESSALSIIEELTSAGMKIKAFDPVAHEKAAEILRDNDLVEIVHNQYNVLDGADALAVVTDWNQFRNPDFDRVKEALQAPLIFDGRNLYDPAFLGSNGFAYFSVGRRPELGDK; encoded by the coding sequence ATGAACATTTGTATTGTAGGGACCGGATATGTTGGTCTGGTCAGCGCCGCGTGTTTTGCTGAAATGGGTAACCACGTATGGTGCGTGGATGTTAATCCTGATGTTGTTGAGACCCTGAAGCAGGGTAAAGTTCATATTTTCGAACCCGGCCTTGATGTGCTTGTTAAGCGCAATTATGAAGATGAAAGACTTTTCTTTACTACCGATCTCAAAGAAGGGCTTAAAAAAGCCAAAATGGTCTTTATCTGCGTAGGCACGCCTTGCGGAGCTGACGGAAGCTGCGATCTCAGCTACGTTGAAACAGTTGCACGTCAGGTCGGACAGAATATGACCGAGCCTAAAATTATTGTTGATAAGTCCACAGTTCCTGTGGGAACTGCTGATAAGGTCCGTGCTACCATTAAAGAAGAGCTTGATAAACGCGGTCTTGATATTGCTTTTGATGTTGCATCCAACCCTGAATTTCTCAAGGAAGGGGATGCTGTAAGCGACTTCATGAAGCCGGACCGGGTTGTTGTCGGTACTGAAAACGAAGAAACCCGCAAACAATTTGAAACCCTTTACGCTCCTTATGCCCGCAGCCGTGAAAAATTGATTTTTATGGGAACCAGAAGTGCGGAAATGACCAAGTATGCTGCAAACTGCATGCTGGCAACCAAAATTTCATTTATAAATGAAATGGCCGGAATCTGCGAAAAGGTCGGCGCGAATGTACGTGAGGTTCGCCTCGGTATCGGTTCCGATCACCGCATCGGTTATTACTTTATTTACCCCGGCGTGGGTTACGGTGGATCATGTTTCCCCAAGGATGTAAAAGCCCTGATCAACACCGCTAAAGAAGTGGGAGCACAGCCGGAACTCATCGAAGCTGTTGACTCCGTGAACAACCGCCAGAAAAAAATGCTTTCCGGAAAAATTCTGGACTACTTTGCCCCGCAGGGTGGAGTTAAGGGCAAAACCCTTGCTTTGTGGGGGCTTGCCTTCAAAGCTAATACCGATGATATGCGAGAATCATCCGCACTTTCCATCATTGAAGAGCTTACTTCAGCCGGTATGAAAATTAAGGCATTCGACCCTGTTGCCCATGAAAAAGCAGCTGAAATTCTGCGTGATAATGATCTGGTGGAAATTGTCCACAATCAGTATAACGTCCTTGATGGTGCCGATGCTCTGGCTGTAGTCACCGACTGGAACCAGTTTAGAAACCCCGATTTTGACCGGGTTAAAGAAGCTTTGCAGGCTCCGCTCATTTTTGACGGTAGAAACCTGTATGACCCTGCGTTCCTCGGAAGTAACGGGTTTGCTTATTTCAGTGTAGGACGCCGTCCTGAACTGGGCGATAAGTAA
- a CDS encoding pyridoxine 5'-phosphate synthase: protein MPLLCVNVDHVATLRQARLGTEPDPITAAAMCELAGAAGIIMHLREDRRHVQDRDIDLISRTIQTDFHFEMAATEEMQRIALDIVPATVCLVPEKREELTTEGGLNCIGEEKRLTEYLAPLHEKGVGSSLFIDAAPDQIKAAKNIGAEYIEIHTGHFADAVTRADQKAELARIIDGIKMAQDLGLKVNLGHGLNYVNILDFADVPGICEYSIGHSIMSRAIYVGIDRAVRDMVEIIRKFVD from the coding sequence ATGCCCCTTTTATGCGTCAACGTTGACCACGTGGCTACTCTCAGACAGGCCCGCCTCGGAACCGAACCTGATCCAATTACGGCAGCTGCCATGTGTGAACTCGCCGGAGCCGCCGGAATCATTATGCATCTGCGTGAAGATCGCCGCCATGTGCAGGACCGTGATATAGACCTCATCAGCAGAACCATTCAGACTGATTTCCATTTCGAAATGGCTGCCACCGAAGAAATGCAGCGAATCGCTTTGGACATTGTTCCGGCCACTGTTTGCCTCGTGCCTGAAAAACGCGAAGAACTCACCACTGAAGGCGGCCTTAACTGCATCGGCGAAGAGAAACGTCTCACTGAATACCTTGCCCCGCTGCATGAAAAAGGAGTTGGTTCAAGTCTCTTTATTGATGCTGCACCGGATCAGATAAAAGCCGCAAAAAACATCGGTGCTGAATATATTGAAATTCACACCGGCCATTTCGCAGATGCCGTTACCCGTGCGGATCAAAAAGCAGAGCTGGCCCGCATTATCGACGGAATCAAGATGGCTCAGGATCTCGGTCTCAAAGTCAACCTCGGTCATGGGCTGAACTATGTAAACATCCTCGACTTTGCGGATGTTCCCGGAATTTGTGAATATTCCATAGGTCATTCCATCATGTCCCGCGCTATCTACGTTGGTATTGATCGCGCTGTTCGTGATATGGTTGAAATAATTAGAAAATTTGTTGATTAG
- a CDS encoding NAD(P)H-hydrate dehydratase → MFTPLPTPKEMSNWDKITINEIGIKGEILMENAGREAVFTLLKGYGDVSGETILIIAGSGNNGGDGFVMGRMLADLGAEVLILHTAPKGDYKGDAGYHLKVAARMGVNMKFFRPTENVVLPEADIIIDALLGTGFSGELKPFAKAIVEAVNETDSFVFSVDIPSGLNGLTGYPQPVAVQAHMTVTFEEAKIGLALPQADAYTGTLVVAHIGIPNEVKYKHPATHKLISENALEYIPTPSPAMHKGNSGHVLLVGASRGLTGALHLAGISVLRAGAGLVTMACPEGLASEVKGGKPELMTMALGSGDQWNDQMIGELLAELDKYDALVIGPGLGRDKGALDLVEAVVRNGYPPAVFDADALFAFAERPHLLELIDENTIMTPHPGEMARMVHSSIPEVEADRIGTARKFATATKTLLVLKGAGTIIGCPNGEIAVSPISAPNLAAAGSGDILAGMCGALLARGIHPMQSACIGVYWHGLAGQYLSEKFPYRGNIATEIADMLPQVLKEELC, encoded by the coding sequence ATGTTCACACCGCTTCCCACTCCGAAAGAAATGTCCAATTGGGACAAAATCACCATTAATGAAATCGGCATCAAGGGCGAAATTCTGATGGAGAATGCCGGGCGTGAAGCCGTTTTCACCCTGCTTAAGGGCTATGGCGATGTCTCCGGTGAAACTATTCTGATTATTGCCGGATCAGGCAACAACGGCGGAGATGGATTTGTCATGGGCCGAATGCTTGCTGATCTTGGTGCGGAGGTCCTGATTCTGCATACTGCGCCAAAAGGTGATTATAAAGGCGATGCCGGATACCATTTGAAAGTCGCAGCCCGTATGGGCGTAAATATGAAGTTTTTCCGGCCTACCGAAAACGTAGTGCTACCGGAAGCGGATATCATTATTGACGCTTTGCTGGGCACAGGATTTTCCGGTGAACTGAAACCTTTTGCCAAGGCGATTGTCGAAGCGGTTAATGAGACTGACAGTTTTGTTTTTTCGGTGGACATTCCTTCCGGCCTAAACGGTCTGACCGGATACCCCCAGCCTGTTGCCGTTCAGGCACACATGACAGTCACTTTTGAGGAAGCTAAAATCGGTCTTGCTTTGCCGCAGGCTGATGCTTACACAGGAACTTTAGTGGTCGCCCACATAGGTATTCCCAACGAAGTCAAATACAAACACCCTGCTACACATAAACTGATTTCTGAAAATGCTCTGGAGTACATACCAACCCCATCTCCTGCCATGCATAAAGGCAATTCAGGTCATGTGTTGCTGGTTGGCGCTTCCAGAGGATTGACCGGGGCCTTGCATCTAGCGGGGATTTCAGTCCTTCGTGCCGGTGCAGGGCTTGTGACTATGGCCTGCCCGGAAGGACTCGCCTCGGAAGTCAAAGGCGGCAAACCTGAATTGATGACTATGGCGCTTGGTTCCGGCGATCAATGGAATGATCAGATGATCGGAGAGCTGCTTGCCGAACTGGATAAATATGATGCTCTTGTCATCGGCCCGGGTCTTGGGCGCGACAAAGGAGCTCTTGATCTGGTGGAAGCTGTAGTCAGAAATGGTTATCCACCAGCGGTTTTTGATGCTGACGCTCTGTTTGCTTTCGCCGAACGACCGCATCTCTTGGAATTGATAGATGAAAACACAATCATGACTCCTCATCCCGGTGAGATGGCCCGTATGGTCCATAGCTCAATCCCCGAAGTTGAAGCGGATCGCATTGGAACAGCCCGTAAATTCGCAACAGCAACCAAAACCCTGCTGGTTTTAAAAGGGGCCGGGACTATTATAGGCTGCCCGAACGGAGAAATTGCTGTCTCCCCTATTTCAGCTCCCAACCTTGCTGCAGCCGGTTCAGGTGATATTCTGGCCGGGATGTGCGGAGCTTTGCTGGCAAGAGGAATTCATCCTATGCAAAGTGCATGTATCGGGGTATACTGGCATGGACTGGCAGGACAATATCTGTCTGAAAAATTTCCATATCGAGGAAACATAGCAACAGAAATAGCTGACATGCTCCCTCAAGTGCTCAAGGAGGAATTATGCTGA
- a CDS encoding aspartate kinase has product MNIVVQKFGGTSVRNLECMKQVLEKVMVPYEKGNKVIVVLSAMAGETNRLIDLAYEWSDEPDLAEMDSLVSTGEQVSVALFSMLLKDRGIKARSLLGFQVPIKTDSHYSRARILDIDRERIEEMLQENDILVMAGFQGCDEGKRITTLGRGGSDTSAVAMAAAIEADVCEIFTDVPGVFTTDPNICSQARKLDHVSYDEMLEMASMGAKVLQIRSVEFAKKYNVKVHVRSTFSDEIGTYVTQEDKNMESVLVSGIAYDKDQARVTLAKVKDVPGVSATLFTPLAEAGILVDMIVQNPSRDGRTDMTFTIPRGDLKKTLEIIDSIKDSMGAQDILYDQNVCKVSVIGVGMRNHSGVASKAFQALRDENINILMISTSEIKITCLIEEKYTELAIRTLHNTFGLDKSGADENSL; this is encoded by the coding sequence ATGAACATCGTAGTACAGAAATTCGGTGGAACCTCGGTCAGGAACCTCGAATGCATGAAGCAAGTACTGGAAAAAGTCATGGTGCCTTACGAAAAAGGCAACAAAGTTATCGTGGTCCTTTCTGCAATGGCCGGTGAAACAAACCGGTTAATTGATCTGGCATATGAATGGTCAGATGAACCGGACCTCGCAGAGATGGACTCCCTGGTATCCACCGGTGAACAGGTTTCCGTGGCACTGTTTTCCATGCTTCTTAAAGATCGTGGAATTAAAGCCCGTTCTCTATTGGGTTTCCAGGTTCCCATTAAAACAGATTCTCACTACTCACGTGCCCGTATCCTTGATATTGACCGCGAAAGAATCGAAGAAATGCTGCAAGAAAATGATATTCTGGTCATGGCCGGTTTTCAGGGCTGTGATGAAGGTAAACGAATTACCACCCTTGGCCGCGGCGGTTCTGATACATCCGCAGTGGCCATGGCAGCGGCTATCGAGGCTGATGTCTGTGAAATTTTTACTGATGTTCCGGGTGTCTTCACTACTGATCCCAATATCTGTTCTCAGGCCCGCAAGCTGGATCATGTCTCTTACGACGAAATGCTTGAAATGGCCAGTATGGGCGCGAAAGTACTACAGATTCGTTCAGTTGAATTTGCCAAGAAATATAATGTTAAAGTTCATGTCCGCTCCACTTTTAGCGATGAGATCGGGACATACGTCACTCAGGAGGATAAAAATATGGAATCAGTTCTTGTTTCCGGAATTGCATATGACAAAGATCAGGCCCGCGTAACCCTAGCCAAGGTTAAAGACGTTCCGGGTGTATCCGCTACCTTGTTCACTCCTCTTGCTGAAGCAGGTATTCTGGTCGATATGATTGTCCAGAACCCCAGTCGTGACGGCCGGACTGACATGACTTTTACCATTCCCAGAGGCGATTTGAAGAAAACCCTCGAAATCATTGATTCCATCAAAGATTCCATGGGCGCTCAGGATATCCTTTACGATCAGAATGTTTGTAAGGTTTCTGTTATCGGTGTTGGTATGCGTAACCACTCCGGTGTTGCTTCCAAAGCGTTTCAGGCTCTTAGGGATGAAAATATCAATATTCTGATGATCAGCACATCCGAAATTAAGATTACCTGCCTTATTGAAGAAAAATACACCGAATTGGCAATAAGAACGCTCCATAACACGTTCGGTCTCGATAAGTCGGGGGCCGACGAAAACTCGCTCTAA
- the tsaE gene encoding tRNA (adenosine(37)-N6)-threonylcarbamoyltransferase complex ATPase subunit type 1 TsaE — translation MNSNKLIINLPDVEATLKFGSTLASFFMETKKLVPIFLNGDLGAGKTTFVRALVESFPGAQNAEVSSPSFNILNIYPTKPQVAHFDLYRLEGQTPDDEFFDLLSDKKTLTVVEWIQYLNIEFWPESALLFTWTPAASGRTIELTLHGSATSLYEELASFLKSFQ, via the coding sequence ATGAACAGTAATAAATTGATCATCAATCTGCCGGATGTAGAGGCGACCTTAAAGTTCGGCTCTACTCTGGCTTCTTTTTTTATGGAAACAAAAAAGCTGGTTCCTATTTTTCTGAACGGCGATCTTGGAGCAGGAAAAACAACATTTGTCAGGGCATTGGTTGAATCTTTTCCCGGTGCGCAAAACGCAGAAGTAAGCAGTCCAAGTTTCAATATTCTTAATATTTACCCAACAAAACCTCAGGTTGCGCATTTTGATCTCTACAGACTTGAAGGTCAGACACCTGATGATGAATTTTTTGATTTATTAAGTGATAAAAAAACTTTGACAGTTGTAGAGTGGATTCAGTATCTGAATATTGAATTCTGGCCTGAAAGCGCATTGCTCTTCACTTGGACCCCTGCCGCATCCGGCAGAACAATAGAATTGACCCTGCATGGTTCAGCGACCTCCCTCTATGAAGAGCTTGCCTCATTTCTCAAGTCATTCCAATAA
- a CDS encoding holo-[acyl-carrier-protein] synthase → MIIGLGIDITELDRIKRSLDKYGERFAEKILTHNEIDLIPSKNPVPYVAARFAAKEAAVKALGTGFAEGITFHTIEITRMASGAPKLNLLGKALEHSKSMGIQSMHISITHGRDTAAAVVVFEN, encoded by the coding sequence ATGATCATCGGACTTGGAATAGATATAACAGAACTTGACCGTATAAAGCGTTCGCTGGACAAATACGGCGAACGCTTTGCGGAAAAGATCCTCACTCACAATGAAATAGATTTAATTCCATCAAAGAATCCCGTACCATACGTTGCTGCACGCTTCGCTGCAAAAGAAGCAGCGGTAAAAGCACTCGGTACAGGTTTTGCCGAAGGAATTACATTTCATACTATTGAAATAACCCGTATGGCATCCGGCGCACCAAAGCTCAATCTGCTTGGAAAAGCCTTGGAACACAGCAAGTCCATGGGGATCCAAAGCATGCACATTTCAATCACACATGGCCGCGACACCGCGGCAGCTGTGGTTGTTTTCGAAAACTAG
- a CDS encoding CBS domain-containing protein, which translates to MLKAKDIMTSGALTLEPDNDVATAAKLMLEKHLNGLPVVDKAGKLIGVLCQSDLVAQQKSISMPSLFTILDGFISFSSNEELEREVNKIAATKVEHAMTPNPVTIGPDTEIEKIADLMVEKKFYTLPVVENGKLVGVVGKEDVLKVLAK; encoded by the coding sequence ATGCTGAAAGCCAAGGACATTATGACATCCGGCGCCCTGACCCTCGAACCTGACAATGACGTTGCAACTGCAGCCAAGCTCATGCTTGAAAAACACCTTAATGGACTCCCCGTTGTGGACAAGGCCGGGAAACTTATCGGTGTTCTTTGTCAGAGCGATTTAGTGGCGCAGCAGAAGTCAATTTCCATGCCGTCTCTGTTCACCATTCTTGATGGTTTCATCTCTTTTTCTTCTAATGAAGAACTTGAGCGTGAAGTGAACAAAATTGCAGCCACCAAGGTTGAACACGCTATGACCCCTAATCCCGTAACTATTGGCCCTGATACCGAAATTGAAAAAATTGCCGACCTTATGGTTGAGAAAAAATTCTACACCCTGCCGGTAGTTGAAAACGGCAAGCTTGTCGGAGTTGTCGGCAAAGAAGATGTATTAAAGGTTTTAGCTAAGTAA